In one Streptomyces sp. NBC_01241 genomic region, the following are encoded:
- a CDS encoding Zn-dependent alcohol dehydrogenase, protein MVRAAVLPAVGALLEITDIELPEPGPGQVRVALAAAGVCHSDLSLSDGTMRVPVPAVLGHEGAGTVVAVGEGVTHVAPGDGVVLNWAPSCGSCHYCGIGEVWLCANALTGAGGIHARTADGTELHPGLNVAAFAQETVVAANCVLPAPDGIPLTDAALLGCAVLTGYGAVHHSARVRPGESVVVFGIGGVGLAVLQSTRIAGASQIIAVDVSPEKEELARQAGATDYVIASDTTPRAIRKLTGGQGADVAIECVGRPATIRAAWDATRRGGRTTVVGIGGKDQLVSFNALEIFHWGRSLTGCVYGNSDPARDLPVLAEHIRAGRFDLAMMVTERIALDGIPAAFDNMIAGKGGRALVVF, encoded by the coding sequence GTGGTCCGCGCCGCCGTACTGCCCGCCGTCGGAGCTCTCCTGGAGATCACCGACATCGAACTCCCGGAGCCCGGCCCCGGCCAGGTGAGGGTCGCTCTCGCCGCCGCGGGCGTCTGCCACTCCGACCTCTCCCTGTCCGACGGCACCATGCGGGTGCCCGTCCCCGCCGTCCTCGGACATGAGGGCGCGGGCACCGTCGTCGCGGTCGGCGAGGGCGTCACCCATGTCGCGCCCGGCGACGGTGTCGTACTCAACTGGGCGCCCTCCTGCGGAAGTTGCCACTACTGCGGGATCGGCGAGGTCTGGCTCTGTGCCAACGCGCTGACGGGGGCCGGGGGTATTCACGCCCGTACCGCCGACGGCACTGAACTCCACCCCGGGCTGAACGTGGCCGCGTTCGCGCAGGAGACCGTCGTCGCCGCGAACTGCGTCCTGCCCGCCCCGGACGGCATCCCGCTCACCGACGCCGCGCTGCTCGGCTGCGCGGTCCTCACCGGATACGGCGCGGTCCACCACAGCGCCCGGGTGCGCCCCGGCGAGTCCGTCGTCGTGTTCGGTATCGGCGGCGTCGGCCTCGCGGTGCTCCAGTCCACCCGGATCGCGGGCGCCTCGCAGATCATCGCCGTCGACGTGTCCCCCGAGAAGGAGGAACTGGCCCGGCAGGCGGGCGCCACCGACTACGTGATCGCCTCCGACACCACCCCGCGCGCGATCCGTAAACTCACCGGCGGCCAGGGCGCCGACGTCGCGATCGAGTGCGTCGGACGGCCCGCCACCATCCGCGCCGCCTGGGACGCCACCCGCCGCGGCGGCCGTACCACGGTTGTCGGCATCGGTGGCAAGGACCAACTGGTGTCCTTCAACGCCCTGGAGATCTTCCACTGGGGCCGTTCACTGACGGGCTGTGTGTACGGGAACAGCGACCCGGCCCGCGACCTGCCGGTCCTCGCCGAGCACATCCGGGCGGGCAGGTTCGACCTCGCCATGATGGTCACCGAACGGATCGCGCTGGACGGTATCCCGGCGGCCTTCGACAACATGATCGCGGGCAAGGGAGGCCGCGCCCTCGTGGTGTTCTGA
- a CDS encoding DMT family transporter, with protein sequence MTTTPAPAATPSAPRDWRAPAAACTAVLLWASAFVSIRSAGEAYSPGALALGRLLTGSVALGALLLLRREGLPSRAAWPGIIKSGLLWFGLYMVLLNWGEQQVDAGTAAMVVNIGPLLIALLGARMLGEGLPGRLVAGMAVSFAGAVVVGLSISGHGDASVPGVVLCLLAAVAYAAGVVAQKPALRHGSALQITTFGCLVGAVACLPFSGALISDAADAPLSATLNMVYLGLFPTALAFTTWAYALARTTAGRMGATTYAVPALVVLMSWLLLDEVPAPLTVGGGLLCLAGVAVSRARTRTDLTRKIPAQPVEGRRHDAERQGTERP encoded by the coding sequence ATGACGACGACACCCGCCCCGGCGGCGACCCCCTCGGCACCTCGCGACTGGCGGGCCCCCGCCGCGGCCTGCACCGCCGTGCTCCTGTGGGCCTCCGCGTTTGTCTCCATCCGCAGTGCCGGCGAGGCCTACTCACCCGGTGCGCTCGCGCTCGGCCGGCTGCTCACGGGCTCCGTGGCCCTCGGCGCACTCCTGCTGTTGCGGCGCGAGGGACTTCCGTCGCGGGCCGCCTGGCCGGGGATCATCAAGTCCGGACTGCTGTGGTTCGGCCTGTACATGGTGCTCCTCAACTGGGGTGAGCAGCAGGTCGACGCGGGCACGGCCGCGATGGTGGTGAACATCGGTCCGCTCCTGATCGCGCTGCTCGGGGCCCGGATGCTCGGTGAGGGGCTGCCCGGCAGGCTGGTGGCGGGCATGGCCGTCTCGTTCGCGGGCGCCGTCGTCGTCGGACTCTCCATATCGGGGCACGGGGACGCGTCGGTGCCCGGTGTGGTGCTCTGTCTGCTCGCGGCGGTGGCGTACGCCGCCGGGGTGGTCGCCCAGAAGCCCGCGTTGCGGCACGGCTCCGCACTGCAGATCACCACCTTCGGCTGCCTGGTGGGCGCCGTCGCGTGCCTGCCGTTCTCCGGCGCGCTGATCTCCGACGCCGCCGACGCACCGCTGTCCGCCACCCTCAACATGGTCTACCTGGGTCTCTTCCCGACCGCGCTGGCCTTCACCACCTGGGCCTACGCACTCGCCCGGACCACCGCGGGGCGGATGGGCGCCACCACCTATGCCGTGCCCGCGCTGGTGGTGCTGATGTCCTGGCTGCTGCTGGACGAGGTGCCCGCGCCGCTCACCGTGGGCGGGGGTCTGCTCTGTCTGGCCGGGGTGGCGGTCTCCCGTGCGCGTACACGGACTGACCTGACGCGGAAAATTCCGGCACAGCCGGTGGAGGGACGCCGACATGACGCGGAGCGCCAAGGAACCGAGCGGCCGTAG
- a CDS encoding TetR/AcrR family transcriptional regulator: MEPVPHANTNLRRAPVQQRSAERLARILDACAELLDETGYEQLSTRAVAVRAEVPIGSVYRFFSNKRALTDALARRNLDSYAERITARLAVIPADDWRSAIDAVLDEYLGMKRSVAGFALVDFGSPAPDDDPADDANQRVAGRLTELLSGHLGRAPDEDLLRTVLVCVEAADALLQLAFRADPSGDSAIVAETRVLLRAYLAQVLDRPRRPPCSTTSR; this comes from the coding sequence ATGGAGCCCGTGCCCCATGCGAATACGAACCTCCGCCGCGCCCCCGTGCAGCAGCGCAGCGCCGAACGCCTCGCGCGGATACTCGACGCCTGCGCCGAACTCCTCGACGAGACCGGCTACGAGCAGCTCTCCACCCGGGCCGTCGCCGTCCGCGCCGAGGTCCCCATCGGCTCCGTCTACCGGTTCTTCTCCAACAAGCGCGCGCTGACCGACGCGCTCGCCCGGCGCAATCTGGACAGCTACGCCGAACGCATCACCGCCCGCCTCGCCGTCATCCCGGCCGACGACTGGCGCAGCGCCATCGATGCCGTCCTGGACGAGTACCTGGGGATGAAGCGCTCCGTGGCCGGCTTCGCCCTCGTCGACTTCGGCTCGCCGGCCCCCGACGACGACCCGGCCGACGACGCCAACCAGCGGGTCGCCGGCCGGCTCACCGAACTCCTCTCCGGACACCTCGGCCGCGCCCCCGACGAGGATCTGCTCCGGACGGTCCTGGTCTGCGTCGAGGCCGCCGACGCCCTCCTCCAACTGGCCTTCCGCGCCGACCCGTCGGGCGACTCGGCCATCGTTGCCGAGACCCGCGTCCTGCTCCGGGCCTACCTCGCGCAGGTCCTGGACCGACCGCGCCGGCCGCCGTGCTCAACGACATCCCGGTGA
- a CDS encoding ABC transporter ATP-binding protein — protein sequence MSMEATAWTQLHNVMNAQADRRPFDRATLRRIAAFARPHRRRVALFLLLSVATALLAVATPVLAGRVVNAIVAGQDGGTVTRLSLLIAVIAVAEAALGLAGRWLSANLGEGLILDLRTAVFDHVQRMPIAFFTRTRTGALVSRLNNDVIGAQRAFSNTLSGVVSNVVTLLLTLGVMLSISWQITVLALVLLPVFVLPARRMGTRMARLQREAAAHNAAMGTRMTERFSAPGATLIKLFGRPADESAEFAARAGRVRDIGVRTAMAQSAFITALTLVSALALALVYGLGGFYALRGQLDAGAVVALALLLTRLYAPLTSLAGARVEVMSALVSFERVFEVLDLKPLIDQKPDARAVPEGPVSVEFDRVRFGYPSADKVSLASLEDVATLDTRGGDEVLRGVSFRAEPGQTVALVGSSGAGKSTIAQLLPRLYDTEEGSVRIGGIDVRDLSAETLRDTLGMVTQDGHLFHESVRANLLLARPEATEEDLWDALRRSRLDGLVASLPDGLDTVVGERGYRLSGGERQRLTIARLLLARQRVVILDEATAHLDNTSEAAVQEALTEALAGRTAVVIAHRLSTVRAADLILVVENGQIVERGTHEGLLAAGGRYEELYRTQFETVPHQ from the coding sequence ATGAGTATGGAAGCCACCGCGTGGACACAGCTCCACAACGTCATGAACGCGCAAGCGGACCGACGCCCCTTCGACCGAGCCACCCTGCGGCGCATCGCCGCGTTCGCCCGTCCGCACCGGCGCCGCGTCGCCCTGTTTCTGCTCCTGAGCGTGGCGACGGCGCTGCTCGCGGTCGCCACGCCCGTCCTCGCCGGACGCGTCGTGAACGCGATCGTGGCCGGCCAGGACGGGGGCACCGTCACCCGGCTGTCGCTGCTCATCGCCGTGATCGCCGTCGCGGAGGCCGCGCTCGGGCTGGCCGGCCGCTGGCTCTCGGCGAACCTCGGCGAAGGACTGATCCTCGATCTGCGCACCGCCGTCTTCGACCATGTGCAGCGCATGCCGATCGCGTTCTTCACGCGCACCCGCACCGGCGCGCTCGTCAGCCGCCTCAACAACGACGTCATCGGCGCCCAGCGCGCCTTCAGCAACACACTCTCCGGAGTCGTCAGCAATGTCGTGACGCTGCTCCTCACCCTCGGCGTCATGCTCTCCATCTCCTGGCAGATCACTGTGCTCGCCCTGGTGCTGCTGCCGGTGTTCGTGCTGCCCGCGCGCCGCATGGGTACGCGGATGGCGAGGCTCCAGCGGGAAGCGGCGGCCCACAACGCCGCGATGGGCACCCGGATGACCGAGCGCTTCTCCGCACCCGGCGCCACCCTGATCAAGCTCTTCGGCCGGCCCGCCGACGAGTCCGCCGAATTCGCCGCCAGAGCGGGCCGGGTGCGCGACATCGGCGTACGCACGGCCATGGCCCAGTCCGCGTTCATCACCGCCCTGACCCTGGTGTCCGCGCTGGCACTCGCCCTGGTCTACGGGCTCGGCGGGTTCTACGCGCTGCGCGGGCAGCTGGACGCGGGCGCGGTCGTCGCCCTCGCCCTGCTGCTGACCCGGCTGTACGCGCCGCTCACCTCCCTGGCCGGGGCGCGCGTCGAGGTGATGAGCGCCCTCGTCAGCTTCGAGCGGGTCTTCGAGGTTCTCGACCTGAAGCCCCTCATCGACCAGAAGCCGGACGCCCGGGCGGTCCCGGAGGGCCCGGTGTCCGTGGAGTTCGACCGGGTACGGTTCGGCTACCCGTCCGCCGACAAGGTCTCCCTCGCCTCCCTCGAGGATGTCGCGACCCTCGACACCCGGGGCGGCGACGAAGTGCTGCGCGGGGTCTCCTTCCGCGCCGAACCCGGCCAGACGGTGGCACTCGTCGGCTCGTCCGGAGCGGGCAAGTCGACCATCGCGCAACTGCTGCCGCGCCTGTACGACACGGAGGAGGGTTCCGTGCGCATCGGCGGCATCGACGTACGCGATCTGTCCGCCGAGACCCTGCGCGACACCCTCGGCATGGTCACCCAGGACGGCCACCTCTTCCACGAGTCGGTCCGCGCCAACCTCCTGCTCGCCCGGCCCGAAGCCACCGAGGAGGACCTCTGGGACGCGCTGCGCCGCTCGCGCCTGGACGGTCTGGTCGCCTCGCTGCCCGACGGGCTCGACACCGTCGTCGGCGAACGCGGCTACCGGCTCTCCGGCGGCGAACGCCAGCGGCTGACCATCGCCCGGTTGCTCCTGGCCCGCCAGCGCGTCGTCATCCTCGACGAGGCCACCGCCCACCTGGACAACACCTCCGAGGCGGCCGTCCAGGAGGCGCTCACCGAGGCCCTCGCCGGGCGCACCGCGGTCGTGATCGCGCACCGGCTCTCCACCGTACGGGCCGCCGACCTCATCCTGGTCGTGGAGAACGGGCAGATCGTCGAGCGCGGCACCCACGAAGGACTCCTCGCGGCCGGCGGCCGGTACGAGGAGCTCTACCGCACCCAGTTCGAGACCGTTCCTCATCAGTGA
- a CDS encoding ArsR/SmtB family transcription factor, which yields MARMAHPDPAAPRLAALAALLADDTRAAFCLALLDGRAWTAGELARHASVAPSTASEHLGKLVAGGLLAEERQGRHRYLRLAGERAAHLVEDLAAQVVTDALPERPRTLSTVSAGSALARGRTCYDHLAGRIGIAIADAMTVRGLLEQDAGFALTDDGVGWFGGLGIGLESRSRRPLVRSCLDWTERRPHLAGVAGAALCRYALDARWCVRIGSGRAVKATAEGERALYEHLGIEPDSIR from the coding sequence ATGGCACGCATGGCACACCCCGACCCGGCCGCGCCCCGGCTCGCCGCCCTGGCCGCGCTCCTCGCCGACGACACCCGCGCGGCCTTCTGTCTGGCCCTGCTCGACGGCCGCGCCTGGACCGCGGGCGAGCTGGCCCGGCACGCCTCAGTGGCGCCCTCCACCGCCAGCGAGCACCTCGGCAAGCTCGTCGCGGGCGGGCTGCTGGCCGAGGAACGGCAGGGCCGCCACCGCTATCTGCGGCTCGCCGGCGAACGGGCGGCGCACCTCGTGGAGGATCTGGCCGCTCAGGTCGTCACCGACGCCCTGCCCGAACGGCCGCGCACCCTGAGCACGGTGAGCGCCGGGAGCGCGCTGGCCCGCGGCCGCACCTGTTACGACCATCTCGCGGGCCGGATCGGCATCGCGATCGCCGATGCCATGACCGTACGGGGGCTGCTGGAGCAGGACGCCGGCTTCGCGCTCACCGACGACGGCGTCGGCTGGTTCGGCGGGCTGGGCATCGGTCTGGAGTCGAGGTCGCGGCGTCCGCTCGTAAGGAGCTGTCTGGACTGGACGGAGCGCAGACCGCATCTGGCGGGGGTCGCGGGCGCGGCGCTGTGCCGGTACGCGCTGGATGCGCGGTGGTGTGTACGGATCGGGTCCGGGCGTGCGGTGAAGGCGACCGCGGAGGGGGAACGGGCGCTGTACGAGCACCTCGGTATCGAACCGGATTCAATTCGGTAG
- a CDS encoding TetR/AcrR family transcriptional regulator, with amino-acid sequence MARPRKPLLSRDRIVEAASALVDSEGLDAVSTRRLAAELGVSGPSLYNHFRNKDEILDAVADAVSAQVDLSMFEESDARDWRAALHDWAVSYRAALAEHPHIVPVLAQGPGRRPAGLRVADAVFGAMVRAGWPPAQATYIGALMRYFITGSALGSFARGFVDDETAYDPADYPHLGQAHLLADRRQKVDEGAFETGLRALVDGLSLQYEQLEPGQLPPAGTVRPAPKRS; translated from the coding sequence ATGGCCCGACCGCGCAAGCCCCTCCTCAGCAGAGACCGCATCGTCGAGGCGGCGAGCGCACTCGTGGACTCCGAGGGGCTCGACGCCGTCTCCACCCGCCGGCTCGCCGCCGAACTCGGGGTCAGCGGACCCTCGCTCTACAACCACTTCCGCAACAAGGACGAGATCCTGGACGCGGTCGCGGACGCCGTGTCCGCCCAGGTCGATCTGTCGATGTTCGAGGAGTCGGACGCCCGTGACTGGCGCGCCGCCCTGCACGACTGGGCCGTCTCCTATCGTGCGGCGCTCGCCGAGCACCCGCACATCGTTCCGGTGCTCGCCCAGGGACCGGGCCGCCGCCCGGCCGGCCTGCGGGTCGCCGACGCGGTCTTCGGCGCGATGGTCAGGGCCGGCTGGCCGCCCGCCCAGGCGACGTACATCGGGGCCCTGATGCGCTACTTCATCACCGGCTCGGCCCTCGGCTCGTTCGCCCGCGGCTTCGTGGACGACGAGACGGCGTACGACCCCGCGGACTATCCGCACCTCGGCCAGGCCCATCTGCTGGCCGACCGTCGCCAGAAGGTCGACGAGGGAGCCTTCGAGACCGGGCTGCGGGCGCTGGTCGACGGCCTCTCGCTCCAGTACGAGCAACTGGAGCCCGGGCAGCTGCCGCCCGCCGGGACCGTTCGGCCGGCGCCGAAGCGTTCCTGA
- a CDS encoding right-handed parallel beta-helix repeat-containing protein — MSWTRRLLVVLAALAAALLAAPAAQAHEERPVTLPDGTGSVPVYRTGEPDLLVCKSDRADFERRIAGFPQGLRDRNLKLFDRCLKSGYRHLQQAVDAVGRPGMNIAILPGLYEEEPSLPKPTGECARLKAPNSQLGYQILSYAQQAHCPHNQNLVAILGKKNLQIEGTGAERTDVVIDAKYQKLNAIRADGSDGVYFKNFTAQRTTFNSLYVLAQDGFVIDSVLTRWNDEYGFLTFASDHGLYKNCESYGNGDSGIYPGSASNINDAYGYDVPRYSIEITGCRSHHNMVGYSGTAGDSVYVHDNEFDHNMGGASMDSAFPGHPGLPQNHARFERNLIHDNNADYYPYVADGTCAKPPVDRGYEDGVVCPQISMPPGSGIITAGGNWNLYENNWIYGQERAAFFLTAVPAFIRGENALSKQADTSHHNRYAGNHLGTDKAGNSRPNRTDVWWDGQGDGNCWQSDTGPSSPRALPACGSERGAVSGRTDRLVGEPVKLAQLLVCADYNVQARRLPAGCDWYGARGIERIEVQLALAVAVVLALVGGVLWWRRLRSSGFATAVTVLGVIGLGLDVAGSTMGLASSYVPALALLLTGVWWTGIGLVLRGERPWLGWTTVVLGALTLLDAVDKVVFMIPWIPLSPAWVRGLLGVIWVVWAVVAAARHGERAASGEQGASGERAAAGERGAPAEGWAADTDAVATPAPAQPPAQAPAPAPEGDAS, encoded by the coding sequence ATGTCGTGGACACGAAGACTTCTGGTGGTTCTGGCGGCGCTCGCCGCCGCCCTCCTCGCGGCTCCGGCCGCCCAGGCGCACGAGGAACGTCCGGTCACCCTGCCCGACGGAACCGGCAGCGTCCCCGTGTACCGCACCGGCGAACCGGATCTGCTGGTCTGCAAGAGCGACCGGGCGGACTTCGAGCGCCGCATAGCCGGCTTCCCCCAGGGGCTGCGGGACCGGAACCTGAAGCTGTTCGACCGGTGCCTGAAATCCGGCTACCGCCATCTGCAGCAGGCCGTCGACGCGGTCGGCAGGCCAGGCATGAACATCGCCATCCTGCCCGGCCTGTACGAGGAGGAGCCCTCGCTGCCCAAGCCGACGGGGGAATGCGCCCGGCTGAAGGCGCCCAACTCCCAGCTCGGCTACCAGATCCTGTCCTACGCGCAGCAGGCGCACTGCCCGCACAACCAGAACCTGGTGGCGATCCTCGGGAAGAAGAACCTCCAGATCGAGGGGACGGGCGCCGAGCGCACGGATGTCGTCATCGACGCCAAGTACCAGAAGCTCAACGCGATCCGCGCGGACGGCTCCGACGGCGTCTACTTCAAGAACTTCACCGCCCAGCGCACCACGTTCAACTCCCTGTACGTCCTCGCCCAGGACGGCTTCGTCATCGATTCCGTCCTCACCCGGTGGAACGACGAGTACGGGTTCCTGACCTTCGCGAGCGATCACGGGCTGTACAAGAACTGCGAGTCGTACGGCAACGGGGACTCGGGCATCTACCCCGGAAGCGCGTCGAACATCAATGACGCGTACGGCTACGACGTGCCGCGCTACTCGATCGAGATCACCGGCTGCCGCAGCCACCACAACATGGTCGGCTACTCCGGCACCGCGGGCGACTCCGTCTACGTCCACGACAACGAGTTCGACCACAACATGGGCGGCGCCTCGATGGACAGCGCCTTCCCCGGCCACCCGGGTCTGCCGCAGAACCACGCCCGCTTCGAACGCAACCTGATCCACGACAACAACGCCGACTACTACCCGTACGTCGCCGACGGGACCTGCGCCAAGCCGCCCGTGGACCGCGGCTACGAGGACGGCGTCGTCTGCCCGCAGATCTCCATGCCGCCCGGCTCCGGCATCATCACCGCGGGCGGCAACTGGAACCTCTACGAGAACAACTGGATCTACGGGCAGGAGCGCGCCGCCTTCTTCCTGACCGCGGTCCCCGCCTTCATCCGCGGCGAGAACGCGCTGTCCAAGCAGGCCGACACCTCCCACCACAACCGGTACGCGGGCAACCACCTCGGCACGGACAAGGCGGGCAACTCCCGGCCCAACCGCACCGACGTGTGGTGGGACGGCCAGGGCGACGGCAACTGCTGGCAGTCGGACACCGGTCCGTCCTCCCCGCGCGCCCTGCCCGCCTGCGGCTCCGAGCGCGGCGCCGTGTCCGGACGTACCGACCGGCTCGTCGGCGAACCGGTCAAGCTGGCCCAACTGCTGGTCTGCGCCGACTACAACGTGCAGGCGCGACGGCTGCCGGCCGGCTGCGACTGGTACGGAGCACGTGGCATCGAGCGCATCGAGGTGCAACTGGCGCTGGCGGTCGCGGTGGTGCTCGCGCTGGTCGGCGGGGTGCTCTGGTGGCGCAGGCTTCGCAGCAGCGGGTTCGCCACCGCCGTCACGGTACTCGGCGTGATCGGTCTCGGGCTGGACGTGGCCGGATCGACGATGGGACTGGCCTCCTCCTACGTGCCCGCTCTGGCGCTGCTGCTGACCGGGGTGTGGTGGACCGGGATCGGGCTGGTGCTGCGGGGCGAACGGCCGTGGCTGGGCTGGACCACGGTGGTCCTGGGCGCGCTCACGCTGCTCGACGCCGTCGACAAGGTCGTGTTCATGATCCCGTGGATTCCGCTCAGCCCGGCCTGGGTGCGTGGACTGCTCGGTGTGATCTGGGTGGTGTGGGCCGTCGTGGCTGCCGCACGGCACGGCGAACGGGCGGCGTCGGGCGAACAGGGAGCGTCGGGCGAACGGGCAGCGGCGGGCGAACGGGGAGCGCCGGCGGAGGGCTGGGCTGCGGACACGGACGCGGTCGCCACACCGGCCCCTGCGCAGCCCCCCGCCCAGGCCCCGGCCCCCGCTCCGGAAGGAGACGCATCGTGA
- a CDS encoding aldehyde dehydrogenase family protein, whose protein sequence is MKAHDGMYIGGEWRPAAGTDTIAVVDPADEQVIAHVPAGTAEDVDAAVSAARGAFRAWAATPPAERAARIAALRDVLAARKDEIAATVTAELGAPLPFSQAVHAGVPILVAGSYAELAASYAFEESVGNSTVYAEPVGVVGAITPWNYPLHQIVAKVAPALAAGCTVVLKPAEDTPLTAQLFAEAVHEAGVPAGVFNLVTGLGPVAGQALAEHPGVDLVSFTGSTAVGKRIGATAGAAVKRVALELGGKSANVILPSADLAKAVGVGVANVMGNSGQTCSAWTRMLVHTSRYDEAVALAAEAAAKYGDRIGPLVNAKQHARVLGYIEKGVAEGARLVAGGPEAPREQGYFVSPTVFADVTPEMTIAQEEIFGPVVSIIRYEDEDDALRIANGTVYGLAGAVWAGDDAEAVAFARRMDTGQVDINGGRFNPIAPFGGYKQSGVGRELGAHGLAEYLQTKSLQF, encoded by the coding sequence ATGAAGGCCCACGACGGGATGTACATCGGCGGCGAGTGGCGCCCCGCCGCGGGCACGGACACGATCGCGGTGGTCGATCCGGCGGACGAGCAGGTCATCGCCCATGTCCCGGCCGGCACCGCCGAGGACGTCGACGCCGCCGTGTCCGCCGCGCGCGGGGCCTTCCGCGCCTGGGCCGCGACGCCGCCCGCCGAGCGCGCCGCGAGAATCGCCGCCCTGCGCGACGTCCTCGCCGCCCGCAAGGACGAGATCGCCGCGACCGTCACCGCCGAACTCGGCGCGCCGCTGCCGTTCTCGCAGGCGGTGCACGCGGGCGTACCGATCCTGGTGGCCGGCTCGTACGCCGAGCTTGCCGCGTCGTACGCCTTCGAGGAGTCGGTCGGCAACTCCACCGTCTACGCCGAACCGGTCGGCGTCGTCGGCGCGATCACCCCGTGGAACTACCCGCTGCACCAGATCGTCGCCAAGGTCGCCCCCGCGCTCGCGGCCGGCTGCACGGTGGTCCTCAAGCCTGCCGAGGACACCCCGCTGACCGCCCAGCTGTTCGCGGAGGCCGTCCACGAAGCGGGTGTCCCCGCGGGTGTGTTCAACCTGGTCACCGGCCTCGGCCCGGTCGCGGGACAGGCGCTCGCCGAACACCCGGGCGTCGACCTGGTCTCCTTCACCGGCTCCACCGCCGTCGGCAAGCGGATCGGCGCCACGGCCGGCGCCGCCGTCAAGCGCGTCGCCCTCGAACTGGGCGGCAAGTCCGCCAACGTCATCCTGCCGAGCGCTGACCTTGCCAAGGCCGTCGGCGTCGGCGTCGCGAACGTCATGGGCAACTCCGGCCAGACGTGCAGCGCCTGGACCCGGATGCTCGTGCACACCTCCCGGTACGACGAGGCGGTCGCGCTCGCCGCGGAGGCCGCCGCCAAGTACGGCGACCGCATCGGCCCCCTCGTCAACGCCAAGCAGCACGCGCGGGTGCTCGGCTACATCGAGAAGGGCGTGGCGGAGGGTGCGCGCTTGGTTGCGGGCGGCCCCGAAGCCCCGCGCGAGCAGGGCTACTTCGTCAGCCCCACCGTGTTCGCCGACGTCACCCCGGAGATGACCATCGCCCAGGAGGAGATCTTCGGCCCGGTCGTCTCGATCATCCGTTACGAGGACGAGGACGACGCCCTGCGCATCGCCAACGGCACCGTGTACGGTCTCGCGGGCGCGGTCTGGGCGGGCGACGACGCCGAGGCGGTGGCGTTCGCCCGCCGGATGGACACCGGGCAGGTCGACATCAACGGTGGCCGGTTCAACCCGATCGCCCCGTTCGGCGGTTACAAGCAGTCCGGCGTCGGCCGCGAGCTCGGTGCGCACGGACTGGCCGAGTACCTCCAGACCAAGTCCCTGCAGTTCTGA